The genomic window ATTCCGACAGCCGGGTCGCCGTCTACACGAGGGCGGCGACCGACGACGACGCGGCCGCGTACGCGGAACTCGAAGCCATGACCGCGATCACAGTCATCCCCCCGGGCGGGCGGATCGTCCAGCGCCTGGACTGGTCGATCGTGCCCCGGCCGCGTGAGCCAGGATCCACGAGTGCATCGCGATCGCCGCGGCGGCGCTCGCGTTCAGCGACCGGGTCGAGCCGAACTGCGTGATCTCCACGACGATGTCGGCCGCGGTTTGCGCCTCCGGGGAGAGCCCCGGCCCCTCCTGTCCGAACAGCAGGACGCAGCGCGCCGGCCACACGAACGATTCGATCGGCACGGCGCCCTCGACGTTGTCGACCGCGATGATCGGCACGGATTCCCCGTGCGCCCACTCGACGAACGCCGCGACGTCCTCGTGGTGCGCGAGGTGCTGGTAGCGGTCGGTGACCATGGCGCCGCGCTTGTTCCAGCGCCTCCGGCCGATGATGTGCACGGTGTCGGCGGCGAACGCGTTGGCGGTGCGCACGATGGAGCCGATGTTCATGTCGTGCTGCCAGTTCTCGATCGCGACGTGGAACGGATGCCGCGTGCGGTCGAGGTCGGCCACGATGTCCTCGAGCCGCCAGTACCTGTATCGGTCGACGACGTTGCGCGAGTCGCCGTGCTCGAGCAGGTCGGGGTCGTAGTGCGGGTCGGCGGGCCACGCCTCGCGGCCGC from Agromyces sp. LHK192 includes these protein-coding regions:
- a CDS encoding TrmH family RNA methyltransferase, translated to MEPEHDEPQLPTHGVGPWPGGREAWPADPHYDPDLLEHGDSRNVVDRYRYWRLEDIVADLDRTRHPFHVAIENWQHDMNIGSIVRTANAFAADTVHIIGRRRWNKRGAMVTDRYQHLAHHEDVAAFVEWAHGESVPIIAVDNVEGAVPIESFVWPARCVLLFGQEGPGLSPEAQTAADIVVEITQFGSTRSLNASAAAAIAMHSWILAHAAGARSTSPGAGRSARPGG